GCAAATCGACCAACTGCGCCACTATATCCCCGAGATACGGCCCACCATCTTCGTCGCCGTGCCTCGGGTGTACGAAAAAATCCGCGGCCAGGTCGAAGCGCTTACCAAGACCGGCTTCAAGCACAGGGTGTACCAGTGGGCGCGGCGCGTCGGACATGCCCATCGCGACTTAATCCTGGCGGGCAAGCAACCCACCTCCGCCGCCTGGAAGCTCGCCGACAAGCTGGTCTTTTCCAAAATCCGACAGGCCCTCGGCGGCTGCGTGAAGATATATATTTCCGGCGGCGCGCCCCTCGGCCGCGATCTCGCCGAGTGGTACGCCGACATGGGCATTCGCATTCACGAAGGCTACGGGCTCACCGAAACCTCGCCCGTGATCGCCCTCAACAAGCCCAACGCCCACAAAATCGGCACGGTGGGCCCTCCGCTGCCCAACGTCGAAGTCCGCATCGCCGACGACGGCGAAATCCTCACCCGCGGCCCCTCCGTCTTTAAGGGCTACTGGAACAACCCGGAGCAGACCGCCGCCGCCTTTACTCCTGACGGCTGGTTCAAGACCGGCGATATCGGCAACCTTGACGCCGACGGCTTCCTCTCCGTCACCGACCGCAAGAAAGACCTGATCAAAACCTCGGGTGGAAAATTCATCGCCCCGCAGCCCATCGAGCGCAAGCTCCAGTCCAACAGTTTTGTCAGTGAAGCCATCGTCATCGGCGACCGCCGCAAGTTTCCCTCCGTCGTCATCGCGCCCGACTTCGCCGAGCTGGAACGCTGGGCGCGCGAACAGGGCCTCCGCACCGGCTCTCGCGAAGATCTGGTGAATGACCCCAAGGTGCGTGAACTTTTCGACGGCATCGTCGCTCAGGCAAACCGTGACCTGGCGCAATTCGAGAAGCTGAAAAAGGTTTTGATCGTGGCCGACAATTTCTCCGTCGCCGACGGTAGCCTCACGCCCACGCTCAAGCTCAAGCGCCGCGTCGTCGAGGAACGCTACCGCCAGCGCATCCAGCAACTCTACGAAACCTCCGCACGACCCACCGAACCCGCCGACGTTGCCGCTAACGGCTAGCACTGCGGCGATGTGGCGCGGGCGCCCTCGCAGGAACGACTTGACCACAACCCGGACTAGCTAACTGGTGGGTGATCAGCCTGAGCCACAACCAACCCGTTGTTACGAATCCAGAACAAGACCCAGAAACCCTTGACCTCACGCATGTAACTGGTACGGTGAAGGCGCCCTGATCAACGCTGTGTAAACGTGATCAAACGCTATGTAGTTAGCAGCTGATACCAAGAATCGTTTGTAGTGAGGCTCTGACGTGATTCGAGGCTGGAGTCATCAAGTTGGAGAAATGACAATGTGGATTCCCCAAGACCTCGGCTGGATCGCCACCCGTCTCAAAGACGGTTACCGCGTTAATCGCATTACCGTTCGTGACCTCCTTCACATGTTTAAGGCTGAGCGTCGCGGTCTTAACAAGGTGCATGGCATTCGAACAGCACTGGACTACTTGGGTCTGGAAACTGAACCGGATTTTCAGTCAACGTGGATTGATGGTCGGATCAGAATCCGATTGAAGGATCAAGGCGACGGCGTGGTGGCCGAAGCGGATGTGGCAGTCGCAACACAAGACGAACGGGAATTGGTCGAGGCCACTGAGGAGGAACAGGAAGAACGCGACGAGCAGGAAGATCAGCAGCCCAATTCCGGCACAGTCGCCTTGTCACCGATTGTCATCTCGGGCGAGGGGGTGGTCGAGACAGTATTGAGAGAGCCGCCAGACCCAACGTTTCGCATTGGAAGTTTACCGGCAGCGAATCGAACGCTGACTACAGTCGGCCAGGACGATGCGTTGACGAAGGCCGTCACCAAGATGTTGCAATTCGACTACTCCCAGCTGCCCATCATGCATGGCGAGCGCGAGGTTAAGGGCATGATCTCGTGGAAGTCAATTGCAGCGCGGTACGCGATCGGGGGCGACTGCAGTAAAGTGCAGCACTGCCGTGAAGACGCTCAAGTTGTGGACGCGAATGGAACGCTATTCGATGCGATTCCAACAATTGTGAAACACGGATATGTGCTGGTGCGCAGCCAGCATAATCGGAAAATAACAGGCATCGTAACCGCAAGCGACCTCAGTCTTCAATTTCAACAGCTCGCAGAACCTTTCCTCCTCCTGCGAGAAATTGAGCTGCACATCCGGCAACTGCTCCAAGAAAAGGTCGCGGCGGAAGATTTTCAGTCGCTGGCCGTAGCGGATGCAGCCGTTCCCGCACCGAAATCAATTTCTGATCTCACCTTTGGCGATTACGTTCGCCTGCTCCAAAGGCCGCAGGTCTGGCAGAAACTCGCATTGAATATCGATCAGGCTTCGATGACGTCGCAATTAGAGCAAGTTCGCGTGATTCGAAATGATGTGATGCATTTTGATCCCGATCCCATGACCCTGGATCAGCTTGAGGTGCTGAAGAACGCTTCGAAGTTCATGCGGCAGCTCTACGAGTTGTTGCCGTAGACAATTGGCAGAACAATCTGCCGGCGTGAGAGGGAACCGCAAAACGTCATGTACACAAAAATCAAAGAAGAGATTAAGCAGGACTACTACGGGGCTTGCTGAAGCAACCAGATAAGCACATACGCTAACTAGTGGTTGATCCGTCCGAACCCAAGAAGAAGTGAATGCTCGTTCTACAGGCGACCGAGCTCCGGTGGCCCGACAACCGACAATCGATAACCGACCCCTCAGCCACGCTGCATTGCTACAATGATGACCATGGACTCCTTCGTCATTGCAGGCCGCACGTTCCGTTCGCGCCTCATCGTTGGCACGGGGAAATACAAATCGGGCCAGGAAACCGCGCGCGCCATCGAGGCCAGCGGCGCCGAAATGGTTACCGTCGCCGTCCGCCGCGTCAATCTCGACCGCAGCAAGGAATCGCTGCTCGACTTCATTGATTCCAAGAAATATTTTCTGCTGCCCAACACCGCCGGTTGCTACACCGCCGACGATGCCATCCGCACCGCGCGTCTCGGCCGCGAGGTCGGCCTCTCCGACTGGGTCAAGGTGGAAGTCATCGGCGACCAGGCCACCCTCTATCCCGACGTGCAGGCAACCATCGAAGCGACCCGCGTGCTGGTCAAGGAAGGCTTTACTGTTTTGCCGTATACATCTGACGATATTGTGGTTGCCAAGCGTCTTGTCGACGCCGGCGCGGCCGCCATCATGCCCCTGGGCGCGCCCATCGGCAGCGGCATGGGCATCCAGAACCAGGCCAACATTCGCATCCTGCGCGAAATGCTGAGCCTTCCGCTGATCGTGGACGCCGGCGTGGGCACCGCCTCCGACGCTACCATCGCGCTCGAACTCGGCGCTGACGGCGTGCTCATGAATACTGGCATCGCCGCCGCCCAGGACCCGGTGCTCATGGCCGAAGCCATGAAGCACGCAGTGATCGCCGGTCGCGCCGCTTACCTTGCTGGTCGCATGCCCAAGAAGCTCTACGCCACTGCCAGCTCCCCGCTGGAAGGCGTGGTGCGCTAATCGGGTTTGAACGGGAAGGTGAAAGCGCCGGGCTTCAGCCCGGCGAGTCGCACGCCCGACACGATACGGGCTTTAGCCCCGGCAATCGTCAATCGGAAATGCAATAAGCAAGCCCGGCGTTCGGCCGGGCTTTTGCTCAAGACTTAGAACTCAAAACCTGCAACTCAATGTTGGTGCTCCGATGACGCCATCGCCAGCTTGTCAATGTGCAGCACGCCGCCCTTCACCGACCCGGTCACGTTGACATGATGTCCTTCGTGACCCTTGGTGGCGTCGGGATTGTCGAGATGCAAAACTTCCTTGCTGTTGTCGCTGACGAACACCGGCTTCTCGCCTGCCTCGATGCACTTCTTCGAGCACGCTGCCGCGCTGGCGTTTGCGCCTCGCGCGCCGCATTTTTCATCCACGATGTATCCCGTCATTGTCGCGCCGCTGGCAAACGCCATGGCGCTCAGCAGTGCCAAACAAGCCAGTATCGGCAGTAGCTTCTTCATGTGTTCTCCTTCTCCACGGCCTTGCCGCGAGTCCGAACTATTGGATTGTCGACCACCCCACACGGTTACATTTTGCGGCGATTGTACCAGTCCACACGCCCGGCGCAGACTGGGTCGCCCCTCGTCCCCAGGGCCGACTCACCGTGCTCCACGAACGTGGTGCTCACCCGGATAGAGCCGGCCTTCAGACCCCGCGTTGACGTCTGCAAAAGCCCGCTGAGGTTCTTCCGTATCGCCGAATCGGCAACCGACAATCCGCAATCTAACCTTATCTGCCTATGCGCCTGGCCTCGGTATTTCTCTACATCCTGTGCGTCCTCTGCGTCGGAACCCCGGCAGTCGCCCAGTCGCGCCCACGTCCCGAAATCCTCCCCGACGGCTCTCTCCGCCAGGTCTACTACTACCAACTCCAACCTCCCGCCAAAGGCACGCCGCCCTGGCGATGGCGACGGGTTCGCGGCGAGCTTCCACGGGGCATTGCGCTCGCGCGCAACGGCATCCTTGCCGGCGCGCCGACGACGCCGGGCGAGTATCACTTCTCGCTTGAAGCCACGGATTCAGCTCCCAGGCCCATTGTTCGGACCCGCAATTACATCCTCACCGTCCCCTCGCCCATCACCATTGTCTGGACACAAGCGCCGCAGCTTACCGCCGAAGGCGCCATTGCCGGCGAGGTCCAGGTCACCAACGGCACTGGACGCGCAGTCGATCTCACCGTGATCGTGGTGGCGGTCAACACCATCAACAAGGCCTTCGCACTCGGATACCAGCGCATCTCGCTCGGCCCCGGCTCGCAACGCGTCCCCTTCGGCTCGACGCTTCCGCACGACACTTACGTCGTCCACGCAGATGCCATCGCCGAAATCGCCGCAACCGGCGAAATCTACCGCGCCCGCTTGCAAACCGGTTCGCTCACAGTTCCGTAAAGCGCTTCTCGCGCAAAACTAAAGCGACGCTCTCATCCGCGCCGCTTCCGATCCCCACCGAAACTGAAACTGAAACTGAAGCTGAAGCTACTTCTTCACCTCCGCCGTCCAGTTCACCACCAGGTTCAGCGGCGCCGACGCGTCCTGCGTCCCTACGTTGAACAGGAACTTCTTTCCGTCGCGGCTGGCGTCATAGGCCACGCCATTTGCCGACGAGTCCTGGTGAAACAACTGGCGCACTTGTCCAACCTCGAAGCTCCCGCCTTTGTCGGTGACCTCGGCCGAGTACAGCGAGTCAGCGGCGTCAAAATAGAACAACTCCTTGCCATCGCCGCGCCACGCCGGGTAATCGCCTCCATTGATCGAAACTTGCCACTTGCCTCCCTGTCCGGAAGCGGCCGTCACGTACACCTGCCCCTGTCCCGCTTCGGTCGAGACATACGCGATCCATTTCCCGTCGGGCGAGATGCGGAAGTGGCTGACATTGGCCTGCGGACTAGCCGGTGCAATCAGCAGCGTCGGTTTCCCGTGGCCATCCGCCGGCACCGAATAGATCGAGTTGCCGCTCGGACCCAGTTGCGAGGTGTACAGCAGGTTTTGTCCATCCGGCGTCCAGGAGGGAAAGGCAGGGGTGACGCCCTTTTCCTGCACCAACAGGCGAGGCTTACCGCCACCGTTGGCCGGCATCAGGTAGAGCGTGCTGTCGCCCGCCGCGCCCTGGGTCCCTTGCGCTGCGTATGCGATCGTCTGCCCGTCTGGCGACCACGCCGGCTGGAACTTGGTCGGCGGATCGAACGTCAGCCGCGTCTTGATGTTTCGTACCGTGTCGAAAATCCAGATATCTTCCGAGGGCGAGCCGTAACCCACCGCGATCTTCGTTCCATCCGGAGAAATACGCGCGTCCATGTACTGCCCTCGGTCGCCTACCTGACCAATCCGTTTGCCCGATCGGTCGAACCACACCAATTGCGTCCCGGCATCGGCCGTTCCACTCTGGTAAGTCATCACGCTATTGGCCGAAACGGAGAACAGCGTTCGCCACACTGTGCCGTCGTATTGCACCCGATCCACCACCGGGAATGCGTCCCCTTTCAACGCCCCCCGTTGCGGATCGAACCGCTGTGCCATTACCGCCGTCTGTGCGTGGAACAACAGGTACCCGGAGGCGTACTGACCTCCGGCATCGGTCGCGATCAGCAGCTTGTTTTCCGTGCCGTCCAGAGATGCAAAGTAGATGCCGTTCTGGTCCCGCATTCCTCCGCTGTGGTTGGTCGCCAGGTACAGGAAATGCTTGCCGTCGGGCAGGAACCAGGGCCAGCGATGCGTCGTGTGCTTGCCCAGGTCCAGCTTGGTTACCGATTGCGCCGTACCCCCCTGCGCGCTGATCCGCATCAGGCTGACGTTGAAATCCGGCGCGTACACGATCGCGTTGTCCTTGCTCCACGTCCCGCCGCGCGCGTTGGGCGCGTCCGCCAGCGGCGCCACCGCCCCTCCGCTCGCAGGAATCTTGTTCAATTTTCCATTGGCAAAGAAACCTAGATACCGGCTGTCCGCCGACCAGAACGGAAAATACGCTCCCTCCGTTCCATCCAGCCGTTGCGCCGTCGGGCTGCTCAAGGCCCGTACCCACAGCGCCTTGGGACTGTCCGGCCCCCTGGCTGCGAATGCGATCTTCTCTCCATCCGGCGAGAGCACCGCCGGCCCGCCAAAATCGCCTTGCGCATCGAATGCCGTCTTCTCCGGCGGCAGTATGATCGCGTGGATAGCCCGCGGCGCCGGCTGCAGCCAAATCTGCGCCGCTGCGGCCATTGCCAGCACTACCGCCACCGCCGCCACCGCCCATGCCACCCAC
This genomic stretch from Terriglobia bacterium harbors:
- a CDS encoding long-chain fatty acid--CoA ligase, producing MSIETVNQVFYQVVDRQLDRVMLYKQTVKWIPISSRELYRDAVGIARALTAWGIAKGDRVAILSENRPEWATAEFGTLLIGGVIVPIYPTLTGEQVSFVLADSGARIAFVSTAEQFKKLQSMRSLTRLEKIVVMDYIGTPDAIPMHRLMHDGPVARDPEFDARAHAISSDDLATIIYTSGTTGTPKGAMLTQGNLASNLLHSLNDYTLNPGDVSLSFLPLSHITARHVDYAMLYHGVTVAYCPQIDQLRHYIPEIRPTIFVAVPRVYEKIRGQVEALTKTGFKHRVYQWARRVGHAHRDLILAGKQPTSAAWKLADKLVFSKIRQALGGCVKIYISGGAPLGRDLAEWYADMGIRIHEGYGLTETSPVIALNKPNAHKIGTVGPPLPNVEVRIADDGEILTRGPSVFKGYWNNPEQTAAAFTPDGWFKTGDIGNLDADGFLSVTDRKKDLIKTSGGKFIAPQPIERKLQSNSFVSEAIVIGDRRKFPSVVIAPDFAELERWAREQGLRTGSREDLVNDPKVRELFDGIVAQANRDLAQFEKLKKVLIVADNFSVADGSLTPTLKLKRRVVEERYRQRIQQLYETSARPTEPADVAANG
- a CDS encoding thiazole synthase produces the protein MDSFVIAGRTFRSRLIVGTGKYKSGQETARAIEASGAEMVTVAVRRVNLDRSKESLLDFIDSKKYFLLPNTAGCYTADDAIRTARLGREVGLSDWVKVEVIGDQATLYPDVQATIEATRVLVKEGFTVLPYTSDDIVVAKRLVDAGAAAIMPLGAPIGSGMGIQNQANIRILREMLSLPLIVDAGVGTASDATIALELGADGVLMNTGIAAAQDPVLMAEAMKHAVIAGRAAYLAGRMPKKLYATASSPLEGVVR
- a CDS encoding putative Ig domain-containing protein, producing the protein MRLASVFLYILCVLCVGTPAVAQSRPRPEILPDGSLRQVYYYQLQPPAKGTPPWRWRRVRGELPRGIALARNGILAGAPTTPGEYHFSLEATDSAPRPIVRTRNYILTVPSPITIVWTQAPQLTAEGAIAGEVQVTNGTGRAVDLTVIVVAVNTINKAFALGYQRISLGPGSQRVPFGSTLPHDTYVVHADAIAEIAATGEIYRARLQTGSLTVP
- a CDS encoding protein kinase encodes the protein MALQAGIKLGPYEVQAAAGAGGMGEVYRARDTRLERTVAIKIIPEHLASHPDLKQRFEREARAISSLSHPHICHLYDVGSQDGIDYLVMEYLEGETLADRLARGPLPIEQVLKVGGEVADALDKAHRQGIVHRDLKPANIMLTKAGAKLMDFGLAKPAAAMVGVASGQPARASKVGAGGAPITPSSPTTPVISLTGLASPLTQKGTIVGTFQYMSPEALQGAEADARSDIFSLGCVLYEMAVGKRAFEGKSQISVLAAILEKEPEPMSQAQPLTPPALEMVVKSCLAKDPDERLQTAHDLKLQLSWTSQTAAAALAQQPKAQTKRREWVAWAVAAVAVVLAMAAAAQIWLQPAPRAIHAIILPPEKTAFDAQGDFGGPAVLSPDGEKIAFAARGPDSPKALWVRALSSPTAQRLDGTEGAYFPFWSADSRYLGFFANGKLNKIPASGGAVAPLADAPNARGGTWSKDNAIVYAPDFNVSLMRISAQGGTAQSVTKLDLGKHTTHRWPWFLPDGKHFLYLATNHSGGMRDQNGIYFASLDGTENKLLIATDAGGQYASGYLLFHAQTAVMAQRFDPQRGALKGDAFPVVDRVQYDGTVWRTLFSVSANSVMTYQSGTADAGTQLVWFDRSGKRIGQVGDRGQYMDARISPDGTKIAVGYGSPSEDIWIFDTVRNIKTRLTFDPPTKFQPAWSPDGQTIAYAAQGTQGAAGDSTLYLMPANGGGKPRLLVQEKGVTPAFPSWTPDGQNLLYTSQLGPSGNSIYSVPADGHGKPTLLIAPASPQANVSHFRISPDGKWIAYVSTEAGQGQVYVTAASGQGGKWQVSINGGDYPAWRGDGKELFYFDAADSLYSAEVTDKGGSFEVGQVRQLFHQDSSANGVAYDASRDGKKFLFNVGTQDASAPLNLVVNWTAEVKK